The DNA segment atacatatatatactagtcacgtacccgcgcgatgcggcgggagtggcaATTTACAATAGTATAAttgtttaccgttagtttatccgTCGTCTCGTaatatattgtatagtacttaagttagttttcttattcgtgataTGATGGCACTGGTTTTTCTGTTAGTTTATCGATTCTTTGGTGATCTTCTACAAGAAGAGTACAAAACAAGGAAGTAGatgtaattaaaaacaagaagagttcaaaataGTCAAGTAGCTggacaaaacaataaaaacaaaatgtggggagtctcttgtatctcttcctgtttTACCAATACATCCGTTCGCTTATGACTTTCTTGCATCTTCTCCTCTACTGTACCAGATTTCAACACATAAAAAAAATGTTAGACACTTACAGTGATTTAAAATAGTAATTAAAAGGTAATTTCTGGAAGCAAATAAGGCACAACATCTACTAACTTACCTTCTTTTTGATAAGGATGCGATTAATTAATCACGCAACACTTCCTGGTAGACAACATTTGATGTGTAAACTCCGCGTTGTTTGAATTCTTTGGCGAGATGTACCAACACCTTCGTACTTTGTCTTGAAATCCCTCTTGATAACGCGACATAAAGTTGTCCATGTGAAAATACAGAATCCGGTAGATAAATACCAACGTTCGGAATTGTTTGACCTTGAGCTTTATTAATCGTCATGGAAAAGCTAAGTCGAATtggaaattgttttcttttcagCTTGAATGGGAACATGTCATCTTCAGAAAGGGTTAGAGGGATTCTTGGCAAAAAAACTCTTTTTCCGGCATGTTGACCAACTGCAATTTCCGCATCAATAACATTTCGCATGAAACCCTTACATATCAACCGCGTGCCATTACACAGGCCATGTGATGGATCGATATTACGTAACAATATTATTGGGCATCCAATTTTTAAATGAAGCTTATGAGGCGGCAATCCACTAACATTTAGCGAATTTAAGAACTCGACCGGATAGAAGTTGCGCTGATCGTCTTCAGCTTCATCAAAACTGTAATAAACTTtttcctccccttgaaaaatttCAATCATTTGATTATTAATCTCGTCAACACTATCATTTTTAGTGGACAATATTGCTCTAGAGATTATATAATCTGAAGAATATACATTATCTTCAATTGATGGAAAGATGGCATGGATCAATTCTTTTATAGCGTTTTCTTTGTTGTTGCACTGAATTGTCATGTCATCGGGTATGCGGATATAGTTTCCTTCGATTGGTTCTTCAGTTCCATCGCCGACTCTTAAAAGAAATTTAGAAAACCATGGATCTTTCAGCGCTCTCATATTTATGGTCAACCGCATCTTCTTAGTCAAAGACCAAAGAGGTGACATTCGTACGCTGGAGTCTACAATCTGTGCTCGAGTGCCACGTTTGATAACCGGCAACACCTGTCTGAAGTCACCTCCCATAACCATTATCTTTCCAACAAATGGGAGACTAACACCTATAATGTCTTGGAATGTACGATCGACTGCCTCTATCGCTTGTCGTTTAGCCATCGACGCTTCATCCCATATGATTATTTTGGCAGAGCGAATCAGTTTAGCGGCCCCACTCTGTTTTTTAATATTGCACATTGAATTATTTTCAAGATTAAGAGGAATCTTGAATCTCGAGTGAGCCGTTCTACCTCCTGGCATATTATTAGCCGCTGCACCTGATGAAGCTGTTGCGAGAGCAATAAGACCACGTGACCGAATTTCAGCAAGCAAGGCAATGTACAAAAATGTTTTTCCAGTTCCACCTGGACCATCAATAAAGAACACGCCTGGAAGATCATTATCAACATGCATCATGATCTcatcaaacacatttttttggTCCGGATTAAGTGAATGTTTGGCACTCAAGTGTTCAGGTTCCAAAACAATCCCATACTCTTCTTGTAACTCACGATAACCTGCATCTTGTAAGTTAACATCGTCagttatcttaggaaggtcgAATTCATTGAAATTTTTACCCATGGATTGTACCAAGACACTTATTTCGGTAAGAACCATATTTTGAACTCGTTCTATACTTTGACAGTGTAACCGATGATCTTCAGATAGTGAATCAAAGTGGTCATTCCATAACTTTCGAACATCTCCAGGTTGGCAAAAAATCATTATGGTCGCAAATAACCTTCTAAGAGCATTGGGAAACTGAAACGTAGAGGCTTCTTCGAGACATTGTGATAGATATTCATCGTCTTCTATTAAGCCTAACTCAAGAGCTGCTTTCCGAAATGTCGCACACCGTTGACCATTAACTGTGCAAAGATGTTCGAAAGAAGTAGGCCCTCTGACATTTGACAAAAGTAGGCGTAAGTAGTACCTTTCTCCTTCGGCTGGATTAGCGGAAACGATACGACCTCTTTGTTTTTTACCGAAACGACGACTCCAACGGCGTGTGCTTCCATTCCAAGTATAGTgttttggaaaatctttatacaaATGTACCCTTGCTGTTTCATCGTTTCTATTCTGATCAAAAAATGCTGTTAGCATGGTTCTCTTATCCCTTTCCCTATCAACAATATTAGGCATCAAGTCATCATCTCTAAATCTAACCATCTGATTATTTGGGAGATGAAGTTGTAAGGCTAGAACAGCaggaaagatttgagaaagagAGAAGGAAAAAATTCGCCACATAGCCTCTGGGGGCGATATGTAGCGTGCATCTTGAAATCTTTTTATCTCATTAATAACAACCCCTGGCTCACTTTGATCGACTTGAATAACCTGTTTGTCATGTCCTTTATAAACATACTTGAAAAGATATTTCACAGATTTTATACTTGAGCAAACTTCAACATTCATGTGGCAGTTAAACATCATCAAAAGCCTTGGGTTATATGGGACCACCCATCTATTATCAAGTGTTTGTCCTCGTAGGTCCACTTCTATCCCGGTGTCTCTCCTTCGATACAACGGATACGAATCTTCTCCTTGTGTCGTCTGTTCGTTAAATTGTCTAGGATAGTGAAAACGACAAATTTTAGGATCACCCTGCATACAAGGACTGCTTGATCGTAAATTGCCGCAAGGACCGTGAATCATGTGCTTGACAACCATCTCATGCAATCTGGGATGTGTTAGTTTGTTAGGAATTTCAGCACACACAACCTTATCATAATGGTCCGCGTTATTGATCTTGTGTTGCGGGTACATGATTAGGAGAAAATGTGCGTGCGGCAAACCCCGCTTTTGAAATTCAATGACATAGACGTATGACTTAACTTCCCCGAGGACATGTTTCTTGAAGAGTTGATCCTTAAGATCTTCTAATTTAGCCCGGAACACTCTTGAAACAAGGTCTGGACGATCTGTAGCAGTTTGACCAACATGTAAGTTATCACATATCTCAGGCCACTTAGGATTACATGTCATTGTAAGGAATACATCAGGCTTGCCGTCGTCTTGAACTAACGTCATCGCATCTAGAAACCGACGTCGCATGTCGCGAGGCCCCCCGATGAAAGATGCAGGCAACACAATTCTTTTCCCGACTCTGTTTGCATGAACCTCGCCAGTATTGACGCAATCCACAATACCTTGGTACAATTCGGCTCGAATTTTTTCCTGGTTTCTCTCACAAAATTCTAAGCGTGACGTCTCAATTTTGATGTAAACATCAACCACAAACTGCTGTAGCAGCCTACCACCGAACAAAAGCACATTATCGGTAGATCGAATCTGGAACTTGTAACAGTAGTACTCTCGCATAGCCACGGTTGTTCTACCACTTCGTGTGTTAGCCTCTGAACGATGAAGATGTATTAAAaacaaacagttaataaaaataaaacgcATTACGCTATTTTTATGATCTTCACTTAAAAAGGATAACAAATTGTTGGTACCTTCCATTTCTCCTTCGATGTTGTCATTGTTGCGAACCTCATTGATTGATACTCCTTGACGTGGTATGTTAGCATGCCAACCCGACTCACCATTAGGAAAAAATAAAGGATACGACAATGGATCGTAACAACTGAAGTACGGCTGAATAGTTTGGCTATATTCAGACCTACCGTACACTACAATACTTCGTTTATACGAAGTGATATTGTCATTACCTTCAACCCAAATACCAGCAACCTATATAATTGTGAACTATAAGTAAGTAAAATAAGCAATTATATTAAATAATTGcaattaatataatatattatatatacctCCGATGTCGTTGGTCGGTTGTACACCCTTTGGTCAAGTTCAACCGAAGTATTCAAAGTGACTCTATAGTTGTCCAGAGGTCCTAGTTCCGCAAGTCTTCTAAATGTATCGACATATGGGTTTGTAGAAAGAACGCGTGTTAAAATCTGAGTAATACGCCGATCAAGATTTGGCCATTGGAGTCTGTGATCTAACTCAGTATCAGGATCGTAAAAATACAACTGCAAGTACCTAGGAGTCCCATCCCTCGGAACTAATTGGTCGATTCTGTGATATATTCCTTTAT comes from the Helianthus annuus cultivar XRQ/B chromosome 4, HanXRQr2.0-SUNRISE, whole genome shotgun sequence genome and includes:
- the LOC110876203 gene encoding uncharacterized protein LOC110876203 translates to MTNGLSNPRNHASSSSASTKAEKRKEYQKRYYAARKENNKVSKFGSGDAPQSASSISLMNNRSTERTPLRSLQTNITQFLQTTNENASSVSTTKCKEYNEGCSNTPNDNGMRISNGSQVNQTPIDDVIDVVRHRTSRGIQIHPRTLLPQFAEVVDQPSLQHGSVEDDPYNFVYNGVPREHRVLKERAACPNCGAKRFQFEFDTFCCMSGKTVLANLEIPEELYRLFTSQDEIGDLFRQNIRAYNTNFSFASMGVTLDDTLNNMRDGVYTFRAHKGIYHRIDQLVPRDGTPRYLQLYFYDPDTELDHRLQWPNLDRRITQILTRVLSTNPYVDTFRRLAELGPLDNYRVTLNTSVELDQRVYNRPTTSEVAGIWVEGNDNITSYKRSIVVYGRSEYSQTIQPYFSCYDPLSYPLFFPNGESGWHANIPRQGVSINEVRNNDNIEGEMEEANTRSGRTTVAMREYYCYKFQIRSTDNVLLFGGRLLQQFVVDVYIKIETSRLEFCERNQEKIRAELYQGIVDCVNTGEVHANRVGKRIVLPASFIGGPRDMRRRFLDAMTLVQDDGKPDVFLTMTCNPKWPEICDNLHVGQTATDRPDLVSRVFRAKLEDLKDQLFKKHVLGEVKSYVYVIEFQKRGLPHAHFLLIMYPQHKINNADHYDKVVCAEIPNKLTHPRLHEMVVKHMIHGPCGNLRSSSPCMQGDPKICRFHYPRQFNEQTTQGEDSYPLYRRRDTGIEVDLRGQTLDNRWVVPYNPRLLMMFNCHMNVEVCSSIKSVKYLFKYVYKGHDKQVIQVDQSEPGVVINEIKRFQDARYISPPEAMWRIFSFSLSQIFPAVLALQLHLPNNQMVRFRDDDLMPNIVDRERDKRTMLTAFFDQNRNDETARVHLYKDFPKHYTWNGSTRRWSRRFGKKQRGRIVSANPAEGERYYLRLLLSNVRGPTSFEHLCTVNGQRCATFRKAALELGLIEDDEYLSQCLEEASTFQFPNALRRLFATIMIFCQPGDVRKLWNDHFDSLSEDHRLHCQSIERVQNMVLTEISVLVQSMGKNFNEFDLPKITDDVNLQDAGYRELQEEYGIVLEPEHLSAKHSLNPDQKNVFDEIMMHVDNDLPGVFFIDGPGGTGKTFLYIALLAEIRSRGLIALATASSGAAANNMPGGRTAHSRFKIPLNLENNSMCNIKKQSGAAKLIRSAKIIIWDEASMAKRQAIEAVDRTFQDIIGVSLPFVGKIMVMGGDFRQVLPVIKRGTRAQIVDSSVRMSPLWSLTKKMRLTINMRALKDPWFSKFLLRVGDGTEEPIEGNYIRIPDDMTIQCNNKENAIKELIHAIFPSIEDNVYSSDYIISRAILSTKNDSVDEINNQMIEIFQGEEKVYYSFDEAEDDQRNFYPVEFLNSLNVSGLPPHKLHLKIGCPIILLRNIDPSHGLCNGTRLICKGFMRNVIDAEIAVGQHAGKRVFLPRIPLTLSEDDMFPFKLKRKQFPIRLSFSMTINKAQGQTIPNVGIYLPDSVFSHGQLYVALSRGISRQSTKVLVHLAKEFKQRGVYTSNVVYQEVLRD